AGGGACAGGCCAAAGATGTCACGGTTGGCATTCCCCATAACCCGCCTTTGATCTTTTATAAAACAAAGGGATCGCCCCAAGGTATCCTCCCTGCTGTTGCCCTGAAAGCATTGGAAAAAATGGGCCACCGCCCCATCTTTCGCCCCTTGCCCTTTGGCCGCATGTATAAATGGCTGCACAGTGGTAAAATTGATATGGCCCTTTCTGTTCTCGCCACACCACAGCGCCAGAAAAAAGCCTATTACAGTGATCCCATTATTATTGAAAAACTGAACCTTGCCGTCAGTCAACAGGCAAATATGTCATTGAACATATCTAAAATCGCCAAACGTGATATCTGTGGGATTATTGGTTTTTCCTATCCAACCCTGACCTTTACCCCCCAAAACATGGTTCT
This sequence is a window from Terasakiella sp. SH-1. Protein-coding genes within it:
- a CDS encoding transporter substrate-binding domain-containing protein — its product is MGKRPTIFCLILTLLGLSLLPVKGQAKDVTVGIPHNPPLIFYKTKGSPQGILPAVALKALEKMGHRPIFRPLPFGRMYKWLHSGKIDMALSVLATPQRQKKAYYSDPIIIEKLNLAVSQQANMSLNISKIAKRDICGIIGFSYPTLTFTPQNMVLEKDYPSCLSSLTKGQVDGVIIGSITGPHIIQTAWLADQIMLLPDAIGSVKIGAALSHKAFSPQDLIQFNQHVNEILQSPYGQRLLAPYQ